One Anopheles marshallii chromosome 3, idAnoMarsDA_429_01, whole genome shotgun sequence genomic region harbors:
- the LOC128714619 gene encoding optineurin-like: MASHIIRQRAETALEYAKDLLLDDENEDEDDTFEDDENESENCGKEKDCAADGKPEAEDEKGKEPKSDKDPKGKKSSKGMAKKAKRLMNIVMDPFGSKFQWKINFNLGVNASNQKEQQEGKTDQNAGTSGAKAQTTPDKKRDDESSSPDAKKIKSLEKDNKELQKLASKFLDGCIRLETKMSELAKMERQCYELQADNDRLKGELRDVQQLQQGLASSLESQSEKHRNEVKRFETELKHATDSLQQIKLTHQNQVEESCRLRKDLESVSKTKENLINQLEQKEKSYLTELTKLKDSIQQATTGNTELTDRVHKLSDDLQTTAEQIKELKVQNMELQHALSETENEKQRINLRLDASNAKIVELKRAIQILESNPFTTTAAQMQNDGAYSCPLCGVQFDSLANMQLHAEDCNG; the protein is encoded by the exons ATGGCTAGTCACATAATTCGACAACGCGCCGAAACCGCCTTAGAGTACGCGAAAGATCTACTGCTGGACGACGAAAATGAGGATGAGGACGACACGTTTGAAGACGATGAAAATGAGAGTGAAAATTGTGGCAAAGAGAAAGATTGTGCTGCGGATGGAAAACCCGAAGCTGAAGATGAAAAGGGCAAAGAACCAAAATCGGATAAA GATCCCAAAGGCAAGAAATCATCCAAAGGTATGGCTAAGAAGGCGAAGCGATTGATgaacattgtaatggatccgTTTG gttcaaaatttcaatggaAGATCAACTTCAATCTAGGCGTGAATGCATCAAATCAGAAAGAGCAGCAAGAGGGAAAAACGGATCAAAACGCCGGCACATCGGGTGCCAAAGCTCAGACAACGCCCGATAAGAAACGTGATGACGAATCTTCATCGCCCGATGCGAAGAAAATTAAGAGT TTGGAAAAAGATAACAAAGAACTTCAAAAGCTTGCGAGCAAATTTCTTGACG GTTGTATCcgtttggaaacaaaaatgtcagAACTTGCGAAG ATGGAGCGACAATGCTATGAATTACAGGCCGATAATGATCGACTCAAGGGAG AATTACGTGATGTGCAACAACTCCAGCAAGGTTTGGCTTCCAGTTTGGAATCACAAAGCGAGAAGCATCGAAACGAAGTCAAACGGTTTGAAACGGAGCTTAAACATGCGACCGATTCGTTGCAGCAG ATAAAATTAACGCATCAAAACCAAGTGGAAGAATCGTGTCGATTGAGGAAAg ATTTGGAAAGCGTTTCGAAAACTAAAGAAAATTTGATAAATCAGTTGGAGCAGAAGGAGAAATCGTATCTTACGGAATTGACCAAACTGAAAGATAGCATACAACAAGCCACAACAGGAAACACCGAACTTACTGATCGCGTTCATAAG CTGAGCGACGATTTACAAACAACCGCAGAGCAGATAAAGGAGTTGAAGGTTCAGAACATGGAACTGCAGCATGCACTAAGCGaaacagaaaatgaaaaacaaagaatcaaTCTACGCTTGGATGCTTCAAATGCTAAAATAGTTGAACTAAAACGTGCAATACAGAT TTTGGAATCGAATCCCTTCACGACGACTGCGGCCCAGATGCAAAACGATGGAGCGTACTCTTGCCCTTTGTGTGGAGTGCAGTTTGACAGCTTGGCAAATATGCAACTCCATGCAGAGGATTGCAACGGATAA